GGATTTCCATTTCTTGTGGAGCCAGAAATACTGCCCGGGAAACTCTTTGACTTTTTCTTCGAGCCTTTTCGAGTACTCGTCAAATATTATCTTTTCCGCCTCGTCCACGTTTTTCGCCTCCGAGTAGTCGATGGGTCCCTGGATTGCCAGTACGATCTTCCCCTCCTTTCTGTATGCGAAGAAGGTTATGACGCTTGCCTCCGATTTGTAAATGAACTGTGCAGGCCCCGATGGTATGTAGGTGGGAAGGCCGAAAAAAGTGCTCTTGTACCCCCGGGGACCGGCATCCTGATCGTTCATTATGACAACGATCTCGCCCTTTTTCAATGCTCGGAGAATTCTCAGGCCGCCGACGGGGTCGTCTTTGTGACCCGAGATCTTGATGAGCGCACTCCCGTACCGCTCGAAGAAACGGACGAACTCACGATTCGCCGCTTCGCTCTTCAGGTTCTTGCTCACCACGTTGACGCGGTAACCGAAATTCCTGAACAGGTACCCCGCCACGAGGTAGTTCCCTATGTGGCCCGTCAGGATAACGACCCCCTTCCCCTTTTCAAGCTCCCCGTTCAGATGCTCTATGCCCTCCACGCGGAATATCTTCTCCCGGTTTCCGATCATGTATCCCGGCTTTGCGATCTCTGCCATTGCCTGGCCGAAATCTACGTAGCTCGAAAGGGCGATGCTTCTCAGCCTGCTTTCCGGAACCTCTTCTCCCAGGGCTGCGGTGAGGTTTGTCATGACGATCCGCCTGCGGATCCCGAGAAGGAAAGACAGTCTGGCCAGGCCCCTGAAAAGGGGCGATAAAACGGGATAGGGAATTAGTGCCAGCAGACTGAACAGGAGTTTCAGCAGGAAAGATTCTAATACTGTCTTGACTTTCATCGAATGGGGGTTCGTGAAATTCATAAAAGGTTTCCCGATAAATTATAGACTATAATACAGTGCAATCACATCGTTTTTCCAAGAGGCGGGCAGAGGTGAGGATACTGATAGTGAAAATAAGCGCGTTCGGAGATATTATCCATGCGCTTCCGATCCTGCCCTATTTGAAAAAAATTAAACCGGGCGCCCAAATTTACTGGGCAGTGGACAGGCAGTTCGAAGAGTTGCTGAAAGGGAACCCCTATCTTGACGGGATATTTTCTCTCCCTATAAGACAGTGGAAGAAGCAGTTCAGGGTCGGAGTAATAGGAGAGGCGTTCCGCCTAATCAGGTCCCTCCGCACCTATCGCTTTGATATCTGTTTCGATGTGCAGGGAAACACGAAAAGCGGGCTGGTTTCGTTCCTGTCGGGGGCGAAGCTCAGGTGCGGCTTTGATAAGATCGGGGTAAGGGAGTTTCCAAATATATTCTTTACGAACCGGAAGGTGAACTCTCGTCCGGAAGATATCCATATATCCCAGAAGGTTTTGAGAGTCATAAGCGGTTATTGTGGAGAAAATGTTTCCCTTGACGACGTTCAGCCGATGATCTATTTTCCCGATGCTTTGAGGGAAAAGGTGCGGGAAAAACTGTACCTTCAGGGAGACAAGATAAACATGGCGATTCACGGGGGAACGAGCTGGGAAACGAAAAAGCTCCGTGCCGGACAATGGGTCGATATTATTACGGCGATAGATGAAAAATATAGAGGACACGGGCTGAAAATCTTCTTCACCTGGGGAAGCAAGGGTGAAAGAGAAGAATCGGCAGAGATTATCGACCGGTTGGTATCGAGTGGCATCGGGCCTGACTCTTTCGTTTTGTGTCCCTTCATGGAGATCAAAGAATTAGCAGCGTTCTATTCTCTCGTGGATGTGGTTATTGGTGCCGATACCGGTCCGATTCACCTGGCGGCTGCTTCAGGAGGAAAGACGCTATCCTATTACACGGCGCCAAGGGGCGCACGAACCGCACCTGTCGGGCCGCGGCACAGATTTATCCAGGCCGATTACCCGTGCACGGGGTGCTTCAAGATGGAATGCCCCATATCGGACAGGTGCAAGGAGACCCTTACGCCCGATAAATTCCTGAGTCCCCTGGAAGAGTTATTGCCGGCCTGAAACCAGCTCTGGGTTTGCCATTTCCCGATTTTGCTCTTTGCCCTCTGTTTTTCCAGTGTTATCAACTATGAACTACGAACTATGAACTCTAAGTTGTTTATTTCAGGAAAGGTATTTCTCAAGGAGTTCCCTCACATCCCTTCCCCGGTGATGATCCGCACCGGACCCGAGCCCGGGGTATGCGTGCCGCACGAGGCGGATCTTTTTGCCGAAGGCAAGAAGGGGTTCGGAAGCCTGAAAGTCGGCCAGCTGTATGAAGGAGCCGCCGAGGAAGTCGTGTACAATAGAATAATCGTTCTTTTTAATAAATTCCGCAATAAGAGAGAGAATGCCCCGGTTAACCCACCATTTTTTGAGGGGAACGCCCATCCTCACCGCCCGGTTCATCGGCATGTCGTATGCCCTGACTGCCTCCCGGGGGGTCAGGAGACCGTACAGTGACGAGACGATGAGCAGGTCTATGCCGTCTTTCTTTTCCATCCGGGTCCAGAGGCCGTCGTCGATCTTCCGGTAGAGGTTCCCGTCGTACCGCAACCGGGATGGCATGAGGGGGACCGGTTTGCCTGGCCGGCCACCCAGGTCTTTCCCCTCCTGGAACCGGAAGCGCTTCTGGAGGGCCCTGCGCGATTCCATGAGCCGTTCGGCGCTTTTCGCAGAGAGCCCGCCCGCGGCCGAGGTTTTCCGTTCCCAGCTGAGGCCGGAAACCTCCCCCCCACGTTTTCGTTCAGAGCTGGGAATGATGATGAGCGCCTTTTCCTTCATCGCTCTTGCTCCCGGAATACGGACGGTTTCATGCGGATCTGTCAGGGTTGTGGTGCGCCGGATGCAAAGGGCCGCAGGGATGGGGCGCCAGCAGCCGTTCCCCTCCCCGGCTGCCCTCAATGATAGTTGAAATGCTCATGTATATCAACGTTTCCCTTTTTTTTCCGGCCACCGCTTTTTTTCGGGCCCGTTTCCAGGGGATCTGCCGTGGCCTCCCTCTCCCGGAGTGGCCGACGGGGAGAGGGGAATTGCGATGCCTTTGGCATCCGGCTCGGGGGAAAGAGCGGGAAAAACTTTCCCTTGATATTTTTTGTAAATTTCCGATTACCATGGAAGGAACCGGGAACAATCGCAACGCTTCGCTGCCGATTGTTCGCATGAAGCAGGCATGGCGAAACAGAACGGATCCCTTCGATGGTGAAGGGAGGGAGGCGACCGTGACCTTCTGGTTTATGGCTTCCTATGTGGCCCTGCTCGTCGTCGGCGTGGGGGTGGGGATCTGGCACTACAAAAGATGCGTACCGAAAAGATACGGGAAGTCAGCCCCCGGCCGGGATCCTTCGGTCAAAGGCCCCTGACGCCTGCCGGGCACCCTAGAGAGTGGAGGCCCATTTTTCCAGCCTCCTCTCATACCGTGCCCTGACGCTCGGGGTCCATGAGTGGTAATAGCTCAGCGGCTTATCGGCCAGCTCCTTCATGATTCTCGCAAAGAGCTTCAGGTTGTTCCAATCCTCCATGGCATGATCGGGGGTTACCCGGTACCGGTCCAGCCAGAACTGGTTGATCTGCATCATCCCGTAGTCTTCTCCCGAGCGAACGCGCCGGAAGTCGCTTTCCACCTTCGCGATGAGAAGGCACGTCCTGATCGGGATTCCGCTCTGATCAGAGATGTGTTTGAACAGGGGAGCGAGTTTTTTGGCCCTTGAATGTGACAGGTACGGGGAAACGGCCCTGATGGTCGCGTAAATTTTCTGAACGCTCTGGATATACCGGTCCACATTTTCGGGATCGCGATATGCGGCGTGTTGCCGGCCCGTTTCGCTTGCGATACCGGCGCGTAACTGCTTGACCTGGACGGTGAAGGTGCACACGAGGAAAACCGTTCCCAGCAGGGCTCCGGTCAGGAGGCTGAGCGCAAGTTTTTTCGGGTCCACATCCATATTTGCCATCCCCGCTCTTTTTTCCTTTGTATTTCAAGCAGTTTCATGCTACCGGCAGATTCTCTCCGTAAGAATCGTGCCTCGAACGGGAAATCTCTTCTCCCATTAACAAAAGGCAATATCTGTACCAGAGGTGAGGCCTTTAAAAATCAGGCATTTACACGCCGCAAGCCAGGGAAAAGGCAAATAGATTGCCTAATTTGAGAAAAAGGGTACATACGATTCGGGGCGGGAAAGGGGGGTGGGGAGAAAGTTACATGCTATCGGCATGAGCGGTAAAAATCCGGTTTTTTTGTTCATTTCCCGAGAAAATGGGTTGACAAAGTACTATATTTATAGTATGAAATAAACTAAATTATACTAAATAAATAAGGTAATAATAATAGTAAGGAAATGGATGAGATTCAAAACGGTCACAGAGTTACGGCTGAAGGCGACCAGGATCGTGCAGGAGATAGAGGTAACGGGGGAAGAGGTGGTCATAACGAAGAAGGGCAAACCGGTCGTCCTCATGAGAAGGGTGGGCGAGGAGGAGTTCGCGTTAAAAACAAAGGGAAAAGAGGAAACGTGACATGGCGTACGAACCGGATAAGGACCGGCTGATCGAGACCCTGCTCGACGGTGGCGACGAAGGGGTCACCGTGGCGGTTATGCAGTATGCGGGTGGACAAAAGAAGATTCAGATTTCAAGGACGGTGGGCGGAAGGTTTGCAAAGCTCGGAAGGCTCACCGTCGAGGAGGCCGAGGAGGTAGCCGAGGCCATACTCGGATACGTGCAAAGAGGCTGATCGGTGGGCTGCCGGCCCAAAAAAGGATAGGGGTATGAAAGGCCTTTCACGGATTTTCTCCTGCGGGGTGTTGATCTTTTTTCTGGCCGCCGCGGCTAAAATTTCCCCCGGTGCCGACTGGAGGGATCTGGTCCGCGACGGGATGGGTGGATCGGTATTGTACGACCGGGGGAGCGTCGAGCGTCAAGGGATCGACCTGGTGAATGTGAAGGTCAGGTACAGAAATGTCTACCGCTACAGCGTGAAAAACTACTCCTATTCGGTGTCGTGGCTGAAAATTGATTGCGGCGATAAAAAGGTAACGAGCGTGCGGATCGAGGATTTCGACCTGGAGGGCTCACTCATGAGCAGCGTCGCAAGTCCGGGAGACCCCTGGTACCCCATTTTTCTCGACTCCCTGTACGGGCGGTTGTACGAACGTGTCTGTCCGGGTGGCTACCCGCTTCGGTCGGAAAAATGATAACCGGAGCGGCGCCGCAACGGTTGCTTTGGAAGAACGGCACGATAGATGGCGTCATTTGAGCCCCGGCTGAGAAAACGTAAACATGCGGTAAACATGGCCGGCAGCGAGGGATACACGGTGCGCGGCCAGATGAAAAAATAGATGCGGCAAGATCATCCTCCCCGTCCCCTCCGGTGGCCCCATAGCGTGACTTTCCTGCAGGAAGACCGGGCACCGAATCCGATATGGGGCCACCCCCTCCCTTATACGCCAGCCGCCCGGGGCCGGGAGTTGCGCACTACCGATGGCGCCTATTTTTCCTGCCCCCCCAAACGCCTGATGTTTCGGTGGTACCCGTTAAAGTAAGGGCTGAAAAAAACCGATAATGTAATTGAGAATAAGTATTCGATAATGAGATAACCCATGTTTTACAAAAGGAAAAATATGCGAAAGCGGTTTTTGGTCATCTTGACGGGACTCTTGATCTGTCTCACCGCTATCGCTTCCGAGTCGCGGGGCGTCCAGTGGCAATACTTCACCGAGGACGGGAGTGGAAACCCCGTGTACTATGATCCGGGAAGCGTGGAATCCCCGGCCTTCGATGTCGTGCGTGTGTGGATAAAATACAGGACCCCATACAGAAACCTCCTGAAGGACTACGGTTTTTCCGTTACCTGGATAAAGATAGACTGTTTCAGGGATAAGCTCACCAGCGAGGCTATTGTCGATTTTGACTCGATGGGTGGCCTCATGAGCAGCGTCTCAAGCCCGGGACAGCCGTGGTTCTCCATCCCCCCGGGCACCTTCTATGCGAAGTTGCAGGGAACGGTGTGCCCTGTCTGGATACCCTGACGCCCGAAGGTTTTTCCCCGAAAGGATTTTCTCCCAATCAAGGCCCTGCAGGGCACGATTACCGTTTATCCATGGATTCTCTGCGCGCACTGAAGTAGAGAAAATGGGATAGCGCCACCCATCAATAGTGGTACCGGAAGCTTTCCATGCTCTTCTCTACCTCTTCGGCCAGATTGCCCCCCGTTTTGAAGCAGATACCGCAGTAGGGGCAGCACACCTCTTTTCCGTGCATGAAATCCCTTGAGTTCCGTATGTACTTTCTGGAGCAGTCCGGACAGGTAACGGCTATTGGCCTACCCTTTTTTTTCATCATGGTAAAATGCTCCCTTGATCCTGATTTTTTCACTCGTATCGGGAAATGATTTCCTTCGCCCGATCGATATGGCGAGGCTCAAACGAGTTGATCTTGCCGCATCCGCCGCACTTTATAGACCCGTATACCACCACGTGATCCAGGCTGATGGACAGAACTTTGCCGCAGGGATCGCAGGTTTTGATCAGCATCAGGGCCTCTTCGTCGAGCTCGGCAAAGTGAGTCTTTTCTGCAATGAGGTTTCCCATATTCTTCCTCCTTTCTCTCCGGCATGGTCTGCACAGCGGGTAGCCATGTTTGAAATCAACCATTAGATGCCTCTTTTCGGGGAAAGATTTTTCAAAATATTGCCGGGGGGAGCCGGTCGCCTCGTTCCCCCGGTCATGCACCCCGCGGCCTTCCGTGGGTATGCAATCCGCTCTATAAGGGACGATGCGGGAGGGGCGAGGGGACCGCATCGGGACCCGGGGGGAGACTTCACTTCGGGTGCTATCGAATTTAGGGGGATGGTCCGGGAGACGCCGGTTTCCATAACGATGGGTCCTGGTGCGTTTACCTTTTCTTCTTTTGCAGCCTCTTCACCATCGTCTTATAGCTCATGCGATGCGCCTTCAAGATCTTGTTTGCCCTTCCCTGCGAGATGACAGCGGTTACCAGCAGCCCACAACAGCCAGCCGCAAGCATGGCAACGATGGTTCTGTCCCGCGTGATGGGGATGAAAGCAAGGAAGATCGCAGCTACGCACATTCTATTCCCGAAATGGGAGAGAAGCCTCTTCAGTTCACGAAAGTCATCGCCGCCAAGCTCGGGAAACAGGTGGGGGGCAAGCTTCATCGAGCGGATCTTCTCCAGGGAGCCGATTATCAGCATGGCAACTGCGCCGACCATTAAGACCATTAATAGGATGATGGAAAACAATCGAGCCCGCCTTCGGTAATTGGCCTCTTCGTGGTACAACAGAAGACTGTTTGATGGGGCACTGTGCTCCGGCCGGGGAGGATTTGTCGGGAAAGTGAACCCTTTTGCTAAAGCCCCAGGCTTTTTAACGTCTGGGGACCGGGAATTCCATCGACTGCAATTCCCCGGTCACGTTGAAACTCCATGATTGCCTTCTTCGTTTGTGGCCCGTTGATGCCGTTTACGGGACCCGGGTCGTACCCCAGCTCGATGAGTTTTCGTTGCACCACTTTTATGAGGTGATACTGCGTTCTTTCCCTGTGCGTTTGGGCCGCCTTTTCTTCTTTTGCAGGAGCGTTTGCCGGCGCAAGCATAATCGTGCAGAAAAGGATCGCTGCCAGCATGGTCATGATGGCGAATAATTTTGTCCTCTGTCTTTTGGCGGTCATCTTTCCCTGCAGACAGCTGCGTCGTGATGACTCAATCATATAAAAATAAACCGTGAAGTTCAAAGGGGAAAGAGGATGCTTTGCCCGTGAGGTGTCGCGGCGGCCGTTACCCCAGCCGGTGTCATCCGGGGTGTTCACTCCCTTTATCGGGACCGGACTCCCGGTAATCGTTTGCAATATCGGGAGAGGAGCCCTTTTTTTTCCGCCCCTTCTTACCTTTCCTGCCATACCCGATATACAGGAGTACCAGCCCGATCAGCACAACCTCGAAAAAGATGATGACGCCCTTTAGCTTGCCCATCCAAGANNNNNNNNNNNNNNNNNNNNNNNNNNNNNNNNNNNNNNNNNNNNNNNNNNNNNNNNNNNNNNNNNNNNNNTTCGCTTTCCATATATTGAGGGGGTTCACGGCAAAAAAAAGCCACCCCACATGGGGTGGCCTTCACGGTGATGGTCATACTCTCCAGTATTAAAACAGAAGTGCTCCTGCTCTTTTATCCCTTCCGTCCACTCCCTGGCAGGCCTGTTGCTACTTTCCCTGTTTAAAGAGAGCTCGCATCGCAAAGTACATGACCGCACACGAGGAAAATACGAGCATAACCACGATCACCACGAAACCCACCATGAGAAGAAATGACAGTACTTCCCCCATCATCATCTCCTTCCCACCGTTTGAATTTTTGTGAGTCTATTTTCATTGTAATAAAAATAAAACCACGGTTCAAGGGAAGATACCCCTTATTTGGCAATCGGTATGTATGTTCGTGGAAGGCGGTTTTCGGAGAAAAAAAGGTGATCTTTTGAAACTTTGTTACAATGCATTCTCCCTCCTGTTTTTGCAAGGATGTCGAAAAAAGGTCCGGCGGGACGGGTATGCCGCACGTGCCGGTGCGACGCAGTTGACCGTGATCTCGCAGGGAAGCTTCAGGCGGGGTTGCATCGGCTCTTTGCCCTGAGGGGAAGTGAACGGGCCTCACCGGATGAAGCCAGATGCGCGTTAAGGCAGGAAACGATCGGGACTGCTCATGCGGGAGGGGCCAACATCTTCTCCGGGCTCACGGTTTCCAGGATGTGAGCCCATCCGCTCTATCGCGGCAACTTCGGATTATGTACCCTCCCTTCCCTTTACTTCGCGCAATCTGTCGCGGAACGTAACGTACCGAACGAGCTCCTCCATGCTGAAGACGATGTGGACGTCTTTGAAGTAATCGGGTTCGGGGTGCTTTGCTCCGTCCTCTCTGCCAAGGATTATTTTCCCATCATCGGTGAAGTTACCGAAGAATGCATCCTCCTCGAGGAAGGCGAAGGGAAAGCACTGGGCTATGATTTTGTTCTCCCTGTCGTGGTACATGAAGGGGGCGGGGAAATATGCTTCAAAGCTGCAGCCTTTGCACTGAAACAAATTGGTATTGCCTTTCAGAAATGCATCCTTGTTCTGCGGGTCTGATTCGACATCGAGGGATTCGAATATGGTGGTCGCCACGTTGGTCTTGCATTCGGGACACTGGACGAGCATTTCCTTTCTTACTGTCATCACTCCCTCCCCTTTTCCCGGTTTGCCCCACCCTCAGCGTGATACATCGAGGGGGAAACATGGAAAGACGGCTGCTGGACCCGCTCCCTGTGCCGTTTTACGACGGGGTCCGCGCCATGCGTGTTTTCAGACAGCCTCCTTCTATCTTGGCTCGTGAATAGAGTTCAATACGTCCTCCAGCCCGCTCGATTCGCAGTAGAGCAGGGTAAAGGGGACTCCGCCCGATTTCAGGACCTCCATCATCGCAGCATCGATCGCCAGGGCTTTCTGGGGATCCTGATATCTTCCCTCGTTGCTGAACTCAGATGGCCTCTTCATGAAGAAGTTGATGTTTGCAAATGAGTGAAACTCGGCCCAGATAAGCTTCTTGAATGCATGAAATCTCTCGGTATTCTTTTCCTCCTCAGGGGTAAACTCGTCCAGGTAGTAGACGAACTGAACAAGGGGAGAGTCGGTGATGATGTAATCGACCTTTCCCACCAGCCGGTGAAGCCGGTGCTGCTGCTGC
The sequence above is a segment of the Deltaproteobacteria bacterium genome. Coding sequences within it:
- the yaaA gene encoding peroxide stress protein YaaA gives rise to the protein MKEKALIIIPSSERKRGGEVSGLSWERKTSAAGGLSAKSAERLMESRRALQKRFRFQEGKDLGGRPGKPVPLMPSRLRYDGNLYRKIDDGLWTRMEKKDGIDLLIVSSLYGLLTPREAVRAYDMPMNRAVRMGVPLKKWWVNRGILSLIAEFIKKNDYSIVHDFLGGSFIQLADFQASEPLLAFGKKIRLVRHAYPGLGSGADHHRGRDVRELLEKYLS
- a CDS encoding transglycosylase SLT domain-containing protein; this encodes MDVDPKKLALSLLTGALLGTVFLVCTFTVQVKQLRAGIASETGRQHAAYRDPENVDRYIQSVQKIYATIRAVSPYLSHSRAKKLAPLFKHISDQSGIPIRTCLLIAKVESDFRRVRSGEDYGMMQINQFWLDRYRVTPDHAMEDWNNLKLFARIMKELADKPLSYYHSWTPSVRARYERRLEKWASTL
- a CDS encoding AAA family ATPase, with translation MTKVINFIGGPGSGKSTFAYRLMAHFKINGVSCEYTGEYAKEKVWDDHLKIFDNQLLVFAQQQHRLHRLVGKVDYIITDSPLVQFVYYLDEFTPEEEKNTERFHAFKKLIWAEFHSFANINFFMKRPSEFSNEGRYQDPQKALAIDAAMMEVLKSGGVPFTLLYCESSGLEDVLNSIHEPR